The Solanum lycopersicum chromosome 9, SLM_r2.1 genome window below encodes:
- the LOC101266448 gene encoding polyadenylate-binding protein 7, with the protein MASLYVGDLHDSVTDGQLYEAFSEFKNLVNVRVCRDSSTGRSLCYGYVNFISSEDAVRAIEVKNHSTLNGKAIRVSWSRRDSDVRRSGAGNVFVKNLNDTIDSTKLEEIFQKFGNILSCKVAVSEDGRSKGFGFVQFETEDSANTAIEELNGSAVGGKEMYVGKFVKKSDRVLPSPDEKYTNLFIKNLGLDISEEHLREKFSEFGKIISLIIAKDENGCSKGFGYVNFENPDDARRAREAMNGSKLGCKILYVARAQKKTEREQILRRLFEERRKARLIKYQGSNVYVKNIDGDVKDHELRELFSRCGKITSAKLMLDEKGVSRGFGFVCFSRPEEANKAVNTFHGYMLGQKTLYVAIAQRKEERQTQLLLKHAQGITGLTGSSAFFPGGYSSLYYPALGDLQVSEQPGLLYQPLSMRHGWMVNGFPNSISPSYQASLIPSASQYRQYKGKKNGHMPVPDVPNWKQSVASSKQPSYTQVVKYAPNGCGMKKGCVFSAGTSTKGSLSEVSDNLSTMLTDAPPKQQKQILGDHLYPLISEYKPHLAAKVTGMLLEMDNSELLSLFKSPESLAAMVQQAIETLNFPKTEVSPRDSCLPNLLSTKLQST; encoded by the exons ATGGCGTCGCTATACGTCGGAGACCTTCACGACTCTGTGACCGACGGCCAACTCTACGAAGCATTCTCAGAGTTCAAAAACCTCGTTAACGTTCGCGTCTGTCGCGACTCTTCTACGGGCCGTTCTCTCTGTTACGGCTACGTTAACTTCATTTCTTCTGAAGACG CTGTGCGTGCTATTGAGGTGAAAAATCATTCCACCCTCAATGGAAAAGCTATAAGGGTTAGTTGGTCGCGTCGTGATTCTGATGTGAGAAGAAGTGGAGCTGGAAATGTATTCGTCAAG AATCTAAATGATACAATTGACAGCACGAAGCTTGAAGAAATATTCCAGAAGTTCGGAAATATCTTATCCTGTAAAGTTGCTGTTTCTGAGGATGGAAGGAGTAAAGgatttggctttgtacagtttgAGACTGAGGACAGTGCAAACACTGCTATTGAGGAGCTCAATGGATCTGCTGTTGGAGGAAAGGAGAT GTATGTAGGGAAGTTTGTCAAAAAGAGTGACCGGGTCCTGCCCAGCCCTGATGAGAAATATACAAATTTGTTCATCAAGAACCTGGGTCTTGACATCTCAGAAGAGCATCTTAGAGAGAAGTTCTCTGAATTTGGGAAAATTATCAGCTTGATCATTGCGAAAGATGAGAATGGATGTTCAAAAGGTTTTGGTTATGTGAACTTTGAGAATCCAGATGATGCTAGGAGAGCAAGGGAAGCTATGAATGGATCAAAACTTG GCTGCAAGATCTTGTATGTAGCAAGAGCACAAAAGAAAACAGAACGCGAACAGATATTGAGGCGTTTGTTTGAGGAGAGAAGGAAGGCGCGACTTATTAAGTACCAG GGTTCAAATGTGTACGTCAAAAATATCGATGGTGATGTCAAGGATCACGAGTTGCGTGAACTGTTCAGTCGATGTGGCAAAATCACTTCTGCAAAACTTATGCTAGATGAAAAGGGAGTCAGCAGGGGCTTTGGATTTGTATGTTTTTCCAGACCAGAGGAGGCCAATAAAGCGGTGAATACTTTTCATg GATATATGTTAGGCCAAAAGACATTGTATGTGGCTATTGCTCAGAGGAAAGAGGAAAGGCAAACTCAATTACTGCTTAAGCATGCACAAGGAATTACAGGTCTCACTGGATCTTCCGCTTTTTTCCCTGGTGGATATTCCTCTCTGTACTACCCAGCCCTTGGTGATCTACAAGTATCTGAACAACCAGGGCTGTTGTATCAGCCTCTGAGTATGAGGCATGGTTGGATGGTCAATGGATTTCCTAACTCTATTAGCCCTTCTTATCAAGCTTCCTTG ATTCCTAGTGCTTCACAATATAGGCAATATAAGGGAAAGAAGAACGGACATATGCCAGTTCCAGATGTGCCTAACTGGAAGCAATCAGTGGCATCATCAAAACAACCTAGCTATACTCAAGTG GTCAAATATGCACCAAATGGTTGTGGTATGAAGAAAGGATGTGTTTTCTCTGCTGGCACTAGTACAAAAGGATCATTATCTGAGGTTTCAGACAACCTGAGTACCATGCTTACCGATGCACCTCCTAAGCAGCAGAAACAGATACTTGGAGACCACCTTTATCCTCTAATTAGTGAATACAAG CCCCATCTTGCTGCAAAGGTTACAGGAATGCTTTTGGAAATGGACAACTCAGAGCTTTTATCATTGTTCAAGTCACCAGAATCTCTGGCAGCAATGGTGCAACAAGCAATTGAGACGCTCAACTTCCCCAAGACTGAAGTTTCCCCTCGAGATTCATGTCTTCCAAATCTTCTCTCTACTAAGTTGCAGTCAACTTAG
- the LOC101252021 gene encoding uncharacterized protein translates to MYGKKGRELVQEFAESEPGQLAAFNTDLVTQVLEECNSHFLHLNSLVRKMNAKAPTESSSANRPTQNDAVSNNESPDDNNPPETDRSSNPELPKDDNYHGLLIHHQSLTRNKRCLMAYVYNRAEVVRRLGWTLERVLPEEIEEKLSTSEKEYFKNHAATVQSYMSALDLDLGVDMVPPKDPYIKVRVLDDIGNVVLSDQLANLARHAILFIRRTDAEQYISQGLMEELMS, encoded by the exons ATGTACGGGAAGAAGGGGAGAGAATTAGTTCAAGAATTTGCAGAGAGTGAACCGGGGCAGCTTGCAGCTTTTAAT ACTGACCTTGTTACACAAGTACTTGAAGAATGTAACAGCCATTTCCTGCACCTCAATTCCTTGGTGAG GAAAATGAATGCAAAAGCTCCTACTGAAAGTTCAAGTGCAAACCGACCAACTCAGAACGACGCAGTTTCAAATAACGAATCACCTGATGACAATAATCCACCTGAGACTGATAGAAGTTCCAATCCAGAGCTCCCCAAAGATGATAATTACCACGGGCTGCTTATCCATCATCAGTCTCTCACTCGCAACAAGCGCTGTCTGATGGCTTATGT ATACAATCGTGCAGAAGTTGTTCGAAGATTGGGATGGACCCTTGAGCGTGTCCTCCCAGAAGAAATTGAAGAGAAGCTTAGTACCTCAGAGAAAGAATATTTTAAGAATCATGCTGCAACTGTCCAATCATACATGTCAGCACTTGATCTTGATTTGGGGGTG GATATGGTGCCTCCAAAAGATCCCTATATCAAGGTGAGGGTCCTCGATGACATTGGTAATGTGGTCCTCAGCGACCAACTAGCCAACCTTGCTCGTCATGCAATTCTTTTCATTAGGCGAACTGATGCAGAGCAGTATATTTCTCAG GGCTTAATGGAAGAACTCATGAGTTGA
- the LOC101266152 gene encoding wall-associated receptor kinase-like 20, translating to MTILYRRKTNLYVLLLLYFFCYCCSQKTCPNCGPLEVPYPLSTNPNCGNPDYSIRCDPHSHKLYLDTLNGSSYVILRVMASFQRMVVQPSPWMPGTCVTQDLSVSEGLWLNQTLPFNVTSSNTIFLFNCSPRLLVSPLNCTPSSLCHKYLLSSGHVDAKRELQCASGVYPCCTFIAGGMPSAYKIRLHISGCQAFRSILHLDAMKPANEWEEGLEIQWSPPPEPHCKSQSDCSGASKCSPSGKNGVFRCFCNHGYYWNRSLGNCMKKKHSGFVLNISIGIALFLAFTVVVIAVALKRSGRVSARARLAKAREDILKSNNGGKPARMFCLKEMKKATNGFSEDRILGRGGFGEVYKGELHDGTIVAVKLAKVGNLKSTQQILNEVGILSQVNHRNLVKLLGCCIEAEQPLMIYEYISNGTLHDHLHGKYSTFLDWRTRLKIASQTAEALAYLHSAAYPPIYHRDVKSTNILLDNEFNAKVSDFGISRLACPGLSHVSTCAQGTLGYLDPEYFRNYQLTDKSDVYSFGVVLLELLTSQKAVDFSRDENSVNLVSYVIQQENHGSVIDVLDRRLLDEEPLTNVTTGMDSFLALALSCLRETKTERPCMKEVVQQLHCISEIVDQEEPIEFS from the coding sequence ATGACTATTCTTTACAGGAGGAAAACCAACCTGTATGTCTTACTGTTACTCTACTTCTTTTGTTACTGTTGTTCCCAAAAGACATGTCCAAACTGTGGTCCTCTAGAGGTTCCATATCCATTGAGCACGAATCCCAACTGTGGCAACCCTGACTATTCTATCCGTTGTGATCCTCACTCTCACAAGCTCTATCTTGATACCCTTAATGGAAGCTCTTACGTCATCCTCAGAGTTATGGCCTCGTTCCAGCGTATGGTGGTGCAACCATCACCCTGGATGCCTGGTACCTGTGTTACACAAGACTTGTCAGTGAGTGAGGGACTGTGGTTGAACCAAACTCTTCCGTTTAACGTTACTTCTTCTAACACTATCTTCTTATTTAATTGTTCTCCTCGTCTTCTTGTATCCCCTTTAAATTGCACACCTTCTAGCTTGTGCCATAAATACCTGCTTAGCTCTGGACATGTAGATGCAAAAAGGGAACTTCAGTGTGCAAGTGGTGTTTATCCATGTTGCACATTTATTGCTGGCGGTATGCCCTCAGCATACAAGATACGCCTGCATATCTCGGGTTGCCAAGCATTTAGAAGCATTCTACACTTGGATGCTATGAAGCCAGCTAATGAATGGGAGGAGGGATTGGAAATTCAATGGTCTCCTCCACCCGAGCCACACTGTAAATCACAATCTGATTGCTCTGGAGCTTCTAAATGTTCACCTTCTGGTAAAAACGGTGTCTTTCGCTGTTTTTGCAATCATGGCTATTATTGGAACCGAAGTCTAGGAAATTGCATGAAGAAGAAACACTCTGGTTTTGTATTAAATATATCTATTGGGATTGCCTTGTTTTTGGCTTTTACTGTTGTGGTGATTGCAGTGGCGTTGAAAAGATCAGGAAGAGTCTCAGCCAGGGCTAGGCTTGCTAAGGCAAGAGAAGACATTCTAAAATCAAACAACGGTGGAAAACCGGCCAGGATGTTTTGTCTCAAGGAGATGAAGAAAGCTACAAATGGATTCTCAGAAGACAGAATCTTGGGCCGTGGTGGTTTCGGAGAAGTTTATAAAGGCGAGCTTCACGATGGAACTATTGTTGCAGTAAAGTTAGCCAAAGTGGGAAATCTCAAGAGCACTCAACAAATACTCAATGAAGTAGGGATACTTTCTCAAGTCAATCACAGGAACCTGGTCAAGCTTTTAGGGTGCTGCATAGAAGCTGAACAGCCTTTGATGATTTACGAATACATTTCCAACGGAACCCTCCACGATCATCTTCATGGTAAGTACTCCACCTTTCTTGACTGGAGAACAAGGTTGAAAATTGCTTCACAAACTGCAGAAGCATTGGCTTATCTTCACTCAGCTGCTTATCCTCCCATCTACCATAGAGATGTCAAATCTACAAACATACTCCTGGATAACGAATTCAACGCCAAAGTTTCCGACTTTGGGATATCAAGATTGGCTTGTCCAGGGTTGAGTCATGTGTCCACTTGTGCTCAGGGTACATTAGGTTACTTGGACCCTGAATATTTTCGCAACTACCAGCTAACCGATAAAAGTGATGTTTACAGCTTCGGGGTTGTGTTACTAGAACTTCTTACTTCTCAGAAGGCAGTTGACTTCTCTCGAGACGAAAATAGTGTCAACTTGGTCTCTTATGTCATTCAGCAAGAAAACCATGGCTCAGTTATAGATGTATTGGACAGACGCTTGCTTGACGAGGAGCCTTTGACTAATGTAACGACTGGTATGGACTCGTTCCTGGCTCTTGCACTTTCGTGTTTAAGAGAAACGAAGACAGAGAGACCCTGCATGAAAGAGGTTGTTCAGCAACTTCACTGCATAAGTGAAATAGTTGATCAAGAAGAGCCTATTGAGTTTAGTTAG